A single genomic interval of Lysobacter avium harbors:
- a CDS encoding 3-oxoacyl-[acyl-carrier-protein] synthase III C-terminal domain-containing protein, which translates to MTTRFNNVYITGHARHLPGPAIDNAGMDAFVAPLNQLSSRIKQRILDQNGISARHYGINEDGTTHTSPEAMAARAISECLHSATQPLDNVGMLATGGCGGDALLPGFANMVLGELNGPPMQTLTSHGICASGIAAWEAAASAIELGSHEHALVAAAEMPSRLFKRSRFAGCGYDADFDAHFLRWMLSDGAGAVLLSSRPNPDAKLRLKLRFIHQRSFSGDYPVCMQLGLSAKEGRSHLDYDRWQDAEADGALMLRQDIRLLPNLFDVCIHEYVRLVQAGDINPEHVDHFLCHYSSEKFAPVVDDLMQKAGLAIPRERWYSNLATRGNTGAASIFIMLDEFLRTREIEAGQQILCFIPESGRFTASFVLIDVEAADAPLAVPEPHCAIAAATSLLDTSVSAPHDPADAPEALRDLLGKLAGVWHDYRSRVWRTPVVRRLREGEWTRADYLSWMSHWIPQVREGSLWMREGAASVTAPFESLAALIETHAGEEQDDFAILFSDYGKAGGPAADINRLKRNPGGEALNAYLHALAATENPIGLLGAIYIIEGTGQRIIPALLPLIKATLKDVPRDAFRFLEYHGENDQHHLLRWLRAVEIALEHDSDGQLAMDILDTAKRTAEMYLMQFQHVTPLPETSA; encoded by the coding sequence ATGACCACGCGCTTCAACAACGTCTACATCACCGGGCACGCACGTCACCTGCCCGGCCCCGCGATCGACAACGCTGGCATGGATGCGTTTGTCGCGCCACTGAACCAGCTGTCATCGCGCATCAAGCAGCGCATCCTGGATCAGAACGGGATCTCCGCCCGGCACTACGGCATCAACGAAGACGGCACCACCCACACGTCGCCCGAGGCAATGGCCGCACGTGCGATCAGCGAGTGCCTGCATAGCGCAACCCAGCCGTTGGACAACGTCGGCATGCTCGCCACGGGCGGGTGCGGCGGCGACGCACTGCTGCCCGGCTTCGCCAACATGGTGCTGGGTGAACTCAACGGGCCGCCAATGCAGACCCTGACCTCGCACGGGATCTGCGCGTCCGGGATCGCGGCCTGGGAGGCGGCGGCGTCTGCGATCGAGCTGGGATCCCACGAGCACGCCCTGGTGGCCGCTGCGGAAATGCCGTCGCGGCTGTTCAAGCGGTCCCGATTTGCCGGCTGCGGCTACGACGCCGACTTCGATGCCCACTTCCTGCGTTGGATGCTCTCCGACGGTGCCGGCGCGGTGCTTTTGTCTTCCCGCCCCAACCCCGACGCGAAGCTGCGGCTGAAGTTGCGCTTCATCCATCAGCGCTCGTTTTCCGGCGACTACCCGGTGTGCATGCAGCTGGGACTCTCGGCCAAAGAGGGCCGCTCCCACCTCGATTACGACCGCTGGCAGGACGCGGAAGCCGACGGCGCCCTGATGTTGCGCCAGGACATCCGGCTGCTGCCGAACCTGTTCGACGTTTGCATCCACGAGTACGTACGTCTGGTGCAGGCCGGGGATATCAACCCGGAGCACGTCGACCATTTCCTGTGCCACTACTCCTCGGAGAAGTTTGCCCCGGTCGTTGACGACCTGATGCAAAAAGCCGGCCTGGCGATCCCGCGGGAGCGCTGGTACAGCAACCTGGCGACGCGTGGCAACACGGGCGCGGCGTCTATCTTCATCATGCTTGACGAGTTCCTGCGCACCCGCGAGATCGAGGCTGGCCAGCAGATTCTCTGTTTTATCCCGGAGTCCGGCCGCTTCACTGCGTCCTTCGTGCTGATCGATGTCGAAGCCGCCGACGCCCCGCTGGCCGTTCCGGAACCGCACTGTGCGATCGCTGCCGCCACGTCTTTGCTGGACACCTCGGTTTCCGCGCCGCACGACCCCGCTGACGCGCCTGAAGCGCTGCGCGACCTGCTCGGAAAACTGGCCGGCGTGTGGCACGACTACCGCTCGCGGGTCTGGCGCACTCCCGTGGTTCGACGCCTGCGCGAAGGCGAGTGGACCCGCGCCGACTACCTGAGCTGGATGAGTCACTGGATTCCGCAGGTGCGCGAGGGCAGCCTGTGGATGCGCGAGGGTGCCGCCAGCGTCACCGCCCCCTTCGAGTCGCTCGCAGCGCTGATTGAGACCCATGCAGGCGAGGAGCAGGACGATTTCGCAATCCTGTTCAGCGACTACGGCAAAGCCGGCGGTCCGGCGGCGGACATCAACCGCCTCAAACGCAATCCCGGCGGCGAGGCGCTGAACGCCTATCTGCACGCACTCGCTGCGACCGAGAACCCTATCGGCCTGCTGGGCGCGATCTACATCATTGAAGGCACGGGACAGCGGATCATTCCTGCCCTGCTTCCGCTGATCAAGGCGACGCTCAAAGACGTTCCGCGCGACGCATTCCGCTTTCTCGAATACCACGGCGAGAATGACCAGCATCATCTGTTGCGCTGGCTGCGGGCCGTGGAGATCGCCCTGGAGCACGACAGCGACGGACAACTGGCGATGGATATCCTGGACACCGCCAAACGCACCGCGGAGATGTACCTGATGCAGTTCCAGCACGTCACGCCCCTTCCGGAGACCTCTGCATGA
- a CDS encoding sterol desaturase family protein, producing the protein MRQGNDDQTAGHGHGECEPGDNPGAAGRGKSKDPTPATIGQPCARRVPFGHKSSQPWMEPRLDPTGITRFAHNFVALPPWQVVLWATLYFAALYFVTGALTWWLTRSLLPRVGFGRVLDQRPLRPGQLSREIAESCGSILLFGVGVLVPWWLLRSGWAGLAYEASGPRIAVELFSLFLWNELHFYLCHRLLHSRPLRRFHADHHRSLTPTPFATYAFHPVEALLLGSVPILPMLVHDFSPIALFCLPLMSIVLNNLGHANYEFSQHAPARGPLAASRRHHLHHAVYHGNYGFLLDVFDRLAGTTIAAGAADHLAAPSHVKDSRE; encoded by the coding sequence GTGCGTCAAGGCAACGACGACCAAACCGCGGGACACGGTCATGGCGAGTGCGAGCCCGGCGACAACCCCGGCGCCGCTGGGCGAGGAAAGAGCAAAGACCCAACTCCGGCGACCATTGGCCAGCCATGCGCCCGACGGGTACCCTTTGGCCACAAATCCAGCCAGCCATGGATGGAACCACGTCTGGACCCCACCGGCATTACCCGCTTCGCTCACAACTTCGTCGCGCTGCCTCCCTGGCAAGTAGTTCTGTGGGCGACGCTCTACTTCGCTGCGCTGTATTTCGTGACCGGCGCGCTGACCTGGTGGCTGACGCGCTCCCTGTTGCCGCGCGTCGGCTTCGGCCGTGTGCTCGATCAGCGGCCCCTGCGTCCAGGGCAGCTGAGTCGTGAGATCGCTGAATCCTGTGGTTCGATCCTGCTGTTCGGCGTAGGTGTCCTGGTGCCGTGGTGGTTGCTACGCAGCGGTTGGGCCGGACTCGCGTATGAGGCGTCGGGGCCGCGCATCGCTGTCGAGCTTTTCTCCCTGTTCCTGTGGAACGAGCTGCACTTTTATCTCTGCCACCGGTTGCTGCACTCACGGCCGCTGCGGCGGTTCCACGCGGATCACCACCGCTCGCTGACGCCGACCCCGTTTGCCACTTATGCCTTCCACCCGGTGGAAGCCCTGCTGCTGGGCAGCGTGCCGATCCTGCCGATGCTGGTGCACGACTTCAGCCCGATCGCGCTGTTCTGCCTTCCGCTGATGAGCATCGTGCTCAACAACCTGGGGCACGCGAACTACGAGTTCAGCCAACACGCGCCCGCTCGCGGCCCGCTCGCGGCCAGCCGACGCCATCATCTCCATCACGCTGTCTATCACGGCAACTACGGCTTCCTGCTGGACGTGTTCGACCGTCTGGCAGGCACCACCATTGCGGCGGGCGCCGCAGACCATCTGGCCGCCCCGTCGCACGTCAAGGATTCCCGAGAATGA
- the azu gene encoding azurin: protein MNVKITVLTAACALALAACGDKSPPPVPAAPATTAPATTAPAETAAPAETAPAASTTASAPVGAGGAAVVTDCATEIEGNDAMQFNVKSITVPASCSEFKITLKHTGKMPVAAMGHNVVITTLEDMKKVAADGMGAGIDNDYVKPGDDRVIAHTKMIGGGESTSVSFDVSKIKGDGPYEFFCSFPGHAAIMKGSIAVE from the coding sequence ATGAATGTCAAAATTACCGTGCTGACTGCTGCATGTGCGCTGGCGCTCGCTGCTTGCGGCGACAAGTCCCCGCCGCCGGTTCCGGCCGCACCGGCGACGACCGCGCCTGCGACGACTGCACCGGCCGAGACGGCTGCTCCGGCTGAGACCGCTCCGGCGGCGTCCACCACGGCGTCTGCTCCCGTCGGCGCCGGCGGCGCGGCGGTGGTCACCGACTGTGCGACCGAGATCGAAGGCAATGACGCGATGCAGTTCAACGTCAAGTCCATCACCGTTCCGGCCTCGTGCAGCGAGTTCAAGATCACCCTGAAGCACACCGGCAAGATGCCCGTTGCCGCGATGGGTCACAACGTGGTCATAACCACGCTGGAAGACATGAAGAAGGTCGCCGCTGACGGCATGGGCGCCGGCATCGACAACGACTATGTGAAGCCCGGCGACGATCGCGTCATCGCCCACACCAAGATGATCGGTGGCGGCGAGAGCACCTCGGTGAGCTTCGATGTCAGCAAGATCAAGGGCGACGGTCCGTACGAGTTCTTCTGCAGCTTCCCTGGCCACGCGGCCATCATGAAGGGCAGCATCGCGGTCGAGTAA
- a CDS encoding membrane-bound PQQ-dependent dehydrogenase, glucose/quinate/shikimate family, with protein MVRTLLAIVILVLGVTLALGGVQLIGLGGSWGFALLALPLIASAVLLLLRRRSALLAYAMVIAVSLGWAVWEVGFDWWAMAPREGVIVLLGLLLLLPAVTASLPLRNGNRRVFDLDRGSLIGALAVGAVVAGISLFSHPHEIHGTLSSERMAERARAVDPVAPGDWVAYGRTAAGQRYSPLDQITTANVAGLEKVWEFHAGDIHPDLPGSAVEATPLIVNDTMFVCTPRSEVIALDPVTGEERWRFDPELVDLPLALARYTTCRGVSYHDDGAAAAPTDLPEADNSQARQLIAASRAVATTLAAGVSHNIVAGTAVAGDPNPVVLGTQTVAATPMRRDCHRRVFVATRDARLIALSAETGVICPGFGGPDGTVNLWQGMPNVSPGAFYSTSPALVADNVIVVGGGIDDNLSTTQPSGVVRAFDLNTGELVWNFDAANPEATTPIADGDTYTANAPNSWSVASYDPELGMVYLPFGASSPDQYGIGRSAAVEKFSNTVTALDVATGEVRWTFQAVHHDIWDYDVPAQPSLVDLTIDGRRVAALVQPTKQGDVFVLDRATGKPVHPVRELPVSQNAIAGEPVSATQPVSAISFAPEDVTPAQMWGMTPVDQMLCRIDLAKLLYEGRFTPPSVQGSLTHPGSFGVFNWGAVAVDPARQVMFAMPVYLGFTAQLIPRPDTLEKVASAPGQPMGNENFGAPYAAVLRPFMSRIGLPCQQPPWGYIAGVDLSTGKKIYQRVNGTVRDMAPVPLPLKTGVPGIGGPILTAGGLAFLSGTVDYYVRAYDIADGREIWKARLPAGGQSTPATYLGRDGRQYVVVVAGGHRYTGTKTGDSVIAYALPRTTPAP; from the coding sequence ATGGTCCGTACACTGCTTGCCATCGTCATCCTTGTTCTTGGAGTCACGCTGGCGCTTGGCGGAGTGCAACTGATCGGCCTGGGAGGTTCCTGGGGCTTTGCGCTTCTGGCGTTGCCGCTGATTGCCTCGGCAGTGCTTCTGTTGCTGCGCAGGCGCTCCGCCTTGCTTGCCTACGCCATGGTTATCGCAGTCAGCCTCGGCTGGGCGGTCTGGGAGGTCGGCTTTGACTGGTGGGCAATGGCGCCACGCGAGGGTGTCATCGTGCTCCTGGGCCTGTTGTTGCTCCTGCCCGCAGTCACCGCTTCGTTGCCACTACGAAACGGAAATCGACGCGTTTTCGACCTTGATCGCGGCAGCCTGATCGGCGCCCTTGCCGTGGGTGCGGTCGTTGCGGGAATTTCGCTTTTTTCACACCCCCACGAAATCCATGGAACGCTGTCGTCCGAGCGCATGGCGGAGCGTGCGCGCGCCGTCGATCCGGTGGCACCGGGAGACTGGGTCGCCTATGGACGAACCGCTGCCGGGCAGCGGTACTCACCGTTGGACCAGATCACCACCGCCAACGTTGCAGGTCTGGAGAAAGTCTGGGAGTTCCACGCCGGGGACATCCACCCCGACCTGCCGGGCAGTGCGGTGGAGGCCACCCCGCTGATCGTCAACGACACGATGTTCGTCTGCACACCGCGCAGCGAGGTCATCGCGCTCGATCCGGTAACCGGCGAGGAGCGCTGGCGCTTTGATCCAGAACTGGTGGATCTGCCGCTTGCCCTCGCCCGCTACACCACCTGCCGCGGTGTCAGCTACCACGATGATGGCGCTGCTGCCGCCCCGACCGATCTCCCCGAGGCGGACAACTCCCAGGCCCGGCAACTCATTGCTGCCAGCCGAGCGGTGGCGACCACGCTCGCTGCGGGCGTCTCCCACAACATCGTCGCCGGCACGGCCGTCGCGGGCGATCCCAATCCGGTCGTGCTCGGCACGCAGACCGTTGCAGCCACACCGATGCGCCGCGACTGCCACCGTCGCGTCTTCGTCGCAACGCGCGATGCGCGGCTCATCGCGCTGAGCGCGGAAACCGGCGTCATCTGCCCGGGCTTTGGCGGTCCGGATGGCACCGTCAACCTGTGGCAGGGCATGCCCAACGTCTCGCCGGGCGCGTTCTACAGCACGTCGCCGGCCTTGGTGGCAGACAATGTCATCGTGGTCGGCGGCGGCATCGATGACAATCTTTCCACCACCCAGCCGTCGGGCGTAGTGCGCGCATTCGACCTGAATACCGGTGAGCTGGTCTGGAATTTCGACGCTGCCAATCCCGAAGCGACCACCCCCATCGCCGATGGTGACACCTACACCGCGAACGCCCCCAACAGCTGGAGCGTGGCGAGCTACGATCCTGAACTGGGAATGGTCTACCTGCCCTTTGGCGCAAGCTCACCCGACCAGTACGGCATCGGGCGCTCGGCGGCAGTGGAGAAGTTCTCCAACACGGTGACGGCGCTGGATGTGGCGACGGGCGAGGTGCGCTGGACGTTCCAGGCCGTCCACCACGACATCTGGGACTACGACGTGCCTGCGCAGCCCAGCCTGGTCGATCTGACGATCGACGGGCGTCGCGTGGCTGCGCTGGTCCAGCCGACCAAGCAGGGCGATGTTTTCGTCCTGGATCGTGCCACCGGCAAACCCGTGCACCCCGTGCGCGAGCTGCCGGTGTCGCAGAACGCGATTGCCGGAGAACCCGTGTCCGCGACACAGCCGGTCTCGGCGATCTCCTTTGCGCCCGAAGACGTCACCCCGGCGCAGATGTGGGGAATGACGCCGGTAGACCAGATGCTGTGCCGCATTGATCTGGCGAAGCTGCTCTATGAGGGGCGTTTCACGCCACCCAGCGTGCAGGGCTCGCTTACCCATCCGGGCAGCTTCGGCGTCTTCAACTGGGGCGCAGTGGCGGTGGACCCGGCACGTCAGGTGATGTTTGCCATGCCGGTGTACCTGGGCTTCACCGCACAGCTGATTCCCCGGCCCGACACCCTGGAGAAGGTCGCCTCAGCGCCGGGTCAGCCAATGGGCAACGAGAATTTCGGCGCGCCCTATGCCGCGGTACTCCGGCCTTTCATGTCGCGCATCGGCCTGCCCTGCCAGCAGCCTCCGTGGGGGTATATCGCGGGTGTGGACCTGAGCACCGGCAAAAAAATCTATCAGCGCGTCAACGGCACCGTCCGCGACATGGCTCCGGTGCCGCTGCCCCTTAAAACGGGCGTGCCCGGGATCGGTGGGCCGATCCTGACTGCCGGTGGTCTGGCATTCCTGTCGGGAACGGTGGACTACTACGTCCGTGCGTATGACATCGCTGACGGCAGGGAAATCTGGAAAGCACGTCTTCCCGCAGGCGGCCAGTCCACCCCTGCGACCTACCTTGGGCGTGACGGCCGGCAGTATGTGGTCGTGGTCGCGGGCGGGCACCGCTACACCGGGACGAAAACCGGCGACTCGGTCATCGCCTACGCATTGCCACGGACCACGCCAGCGCCCTAG
- a CDS encoding amidohydrolase: MSKTAVAILAALALQGAAVAGQLDPANADRAPVGTTAAHGQPLMQRLDAYAPQIIRMADRMWQEPELGYLENASSALMQEELRAHGFQIEAGVAGMPTAFVATAGKRGKGPVIGLLAEMDALPGMSQAAVPQRQPIAGQDPGHACGHNLFGAGTVGAAVALKEWLDSSGTEGEIRVFGTPAEEGGSGKVYMVRDGLFKDVDVALHWHPNSRNSAAQSISLANISGKFRFSGQASHAAMAPERGRSALDGVEALNHMANMLREHVPQETRIHYIISNGGGSAPNVVPASAEAYYYVRHPDPVVVRSVFKRLTDAAEGAALGTGTSFEFEQTGGVFSLLPNDTLGKVMHASLQQVGGVEYSAADVAFAKELQTHLEQQVDISEAAKIAPYSVDGDGFGSTDVGDVSWAVPTVGMGAATWVPGTPAHSWQAVAASGMDIGHKGAVVAAKALSLTAMRLFSDPGLVQQARAEFDRRRGKDFSYEPLLQRKNPPLDYRK; encoded by the coding sequence ATGAGCAAGACAGCCGTGGCAATCCTCGCCGCATTGGCACTGCAGGGTGCGGCCGTCGCCGGACAGCTCGACCCCGCCAATGCCGATCGTGCCCCCGTGGGCACCACGGCAGCACATGGCCAGCCCTTAATGCAGCGCCTGGACGCCTATGCACCACAGATTATCCGCATGGCCGACCGGATGTGGCAGGAACCCGAGCTGGGCTACCTGGAAAACGCGTCATCGGCATTGATGCAGGAGGAGTTGCGCGCCCACGGTTTCCAGATCGAGGCCGGAGTGGCCGGGATGCCGACAGCCTTCGTGGCGACCGCCGGCAAGCGCGGCAAGGGACCGGTGATCGGATTGCTGGCGGAAATGGACGCGCTGCCGGGAATGTCGCAGGCCGCGGTGCCGCAGCGGCAGCCCATCGCCGGCCAGGATCCGGGGCACGCCTGCGGGCATAACCTGTTTGGCGCCGGCACGGTGGGGGCGGCGGTGGCGTTGAAGGAATGGCTCGACAGCAGTGGCACCGAGGGCGAGATCCGGGTATTCGGCACGCCGGCCGAGGAGGGCGGCTCGGGCAAGGTGTACATGGTCCGCGACGGACTGTTCAAGGACGTCGACGTGGCGCTGCACTGGCACCCGAACTCGCGGAATTCCGCCGCGCAGAGCATCAGCCTGGCCAACATCAGCGGCAAGTTCCGCTTCAGCGGCCAGGCCTCACACGCGGCGATGGCGCCGGAGCGTGGACGCTCTGCGCTGGACGGCGTGGAAGCACTGAACCACATGGCCAACATGCTTCGCGAGCACGTGCCGCAGGAAACCCGCATCCACTACATCATCAGCAACGGCGGGGGGTCAGCGCCCAACGTGGTTCCGGCCTCGGCGGAGGCCTACTACTACGTTCGCCATCCCGATCCGGTGGTGGTGCGGAGCGTGTTCAAGCGCCTCACCGACGCCGCCGAGGGCGCGGCGCTGGGCACCGGCACCAGCTTTGAATTCGAGCAGACCGGCGGAGTGTTCAGCCTTCTGCCCAACGACACCCTGGGCAAGGTCATGCATGCCTCACTGCAGCAGGTGGGCGGCGTGGAATACAGCGCGGCGGATGTCGCGTTCGCCAAAGAGCTGCAGACGCATCTCGAGCAGCAGGTCGATATCAGCGAAGCGGCAAAGATCGCACCGTATTCGGTTGACGGCGACGGCTTTGGATCGACCGACGTCGGCGATGTCAGCTGGGCGGTTCCGACGGTCGGCATGGGCGCAGCGACCTGGGTTCCGGGCACGCCCGCGCACAGCTGGCAGGCGGTTGCCGCGTCGGGCATGGACATCGGCCACAAGGGCGCCGTTGTGGCGGCCAAGGCGCTGTCACTGACGGCGATGCGGTTGTTCTCCGATCCCGGGCTGGTACAGCAGGCGCGCGCCGAGTTCGACCGACGACGCGGCAAGGACTTCAGCTACGAGCCGCTTCTGCAACGCAAGAATCCGCCACTGGACTACCGCAAATAG
- a CDS encoding DUF6999 family protein produces the protein MNQRPPDFLEQEHDPRDPSPWLALYLDQSTPIDPAVKHAWLVDSSSRSRQYVLPFIRPFARLTIILLQILKVFTPRKLAFSPTLHRLLAWGMENFIRPEANWLILRHFCIGSQALSFIAANAPVDIETNPLRPEKIADVAPDMYLVHDLNLYNFVIRLNSALRASGKQLEKVDTPDFSMIHQPDHLRIEDMPNRRRNFLDLQSAIELFTPVYQLFLSDDDFWRATNSLQLDETIGIYVATLLDAREHLGLVNNKHPLVPMSTLRAGYRLSLHGLSTEMLHGHLMRLKAAQTRSGGTKEKPDVQSPQP, from the coding sequence ATGAACCAGCGGCCCCCCGACTTCCTTGAGCAGGAGCACGACCCACGCGACCCCAGCCCGTGGCTTGCGCTGTACCTGGACCAGTCCACGCCCATTGACCCGGCGGTGAAACACGCCTGGCTTGTGGACTCCAGCTCGCGGTCACGGCAGTACGTGCTGCCCTTCATCCGTCCGTTTGCGCGGCTGACTATCATTCTGCTGCAGATATTGAAGGTATTCACTCCGCGCAAGCTGGCATTTTCCCCGACGCTGCACCGGCTGCTTGCCTGGGGCATGGAGAACTTCATCCGCCCGGAGGCCAACTGGCTGATCCTGCGCCACTTCTGCATCGGTTCGCAGGCGCTGTCCTTCATCGCGGCCAATGCACCGGTCGATATCGAGACCAATCCGCTGCGACCGGAAAAAATCGCCGACGTTGCGCCAGACATGTACCTGGTCCACGACCTCAACCTCTACAACTTCGTGATCCGGCTGAACAGCGCGCTGCGCGCCAGTGGCAAGCAGCTCGAGAAGGTCGACACTCCAGACTTCTCAATGATCCACCAGCCCGATCATCTGCGGATCGAGGACATGCCCAACCGACGCCGCAACTTCCTCGACCTGCAGAGCGCGATCGAGCTGTTCACCCCGGTGTATCAACTGTTCCTGAGCGATGACGATTTCTGGCGGGCCACGAACTCACTGCAACTGGATGAAACGATCGGCATCTACGTCGCCACCCTGCTGGATGCCCGGGAACACCTCGGACTGGTCAACAACAAACATCCACTGGTGCCGATGTCCACCCTGCGCGCCGGCTACCGGCTGTCACTGCATGGGTTGTCGACGGAAATGTTGCACGGTCATTTGATGCGGTTGAAGGCTGCGCAGACGCGATCCGGCGGGACGAAGGAAAAACCGGATGTGCAAAGTCCGCAGCCATGA
- a CDS encoding DUF2249 domain-containing protein, with product MAIGLDPEPNVHVFDARGIARRFRHSAIFGALGALRNGETMRFVNDHDPIPLLGQLDARFGEHLSVTYRQREPSGVVIDFGISGLPEE from the coding sequence ATGGCAATCGGCCTGGATCCGGAACCCAACGTCCACGTGTTTGATGCGCGCGGAATAGCAAGGCGATTCCGCCACTCGGCGATTTTCGGCGCGTTGGGTGCACTGCGCAACGGCGAGACGATGCGCTTCGTCAATGATCACGATCCGATCCCGCTGCTGGGGCAGCTGGATGCCCGTTTTGGCGAGCATCTGAGCGTTACCTACCGTCAGCGCGAGCCCAGCGGAGTGGTGATCGACTTCGGCATCAGCGGCCTGCCAGAGGAATAG
- a CDS encoding lysoplasmalogenase — MNEPRAPAPGVTAPRTTFALLVAASAALAIVSALLDGNARWLHYVTKPLTTLLLLWMVLGAAPVVASGYQRLIAVGLVLSAVGDTFLMLRGDWFVPGLVSFLLAHIAYATAFARGASTGATAVALLAYASVSALVLVGLLPSVPTALQPPVVAYVAVIAVMAALAAARGWRLRNTPVQTAHPARIAALGGALFILSDTLLAWNRFVTDIPVAIVWVLASYYSAQWCIADSVRGA; from the coding sequence ATGAACGAACCTCGAGCGCCAGCACCTGGAGTGACAGCGCCCCGAACGACATTCGCGCTTCTGGTCGCCGCCAGCGCGGCCCTGGCGATTGTCAGTGCGCTCCTTGACGGTAACGCACGATGGCTGCACTACGTCACCAAGCCTTTGACCACCCTTCTTCTGCTGTGGATGGTGCTTGGCGCCGCACCTGTCGTTGCCAGCGGATATCAGCGCTTGATCGCCGTGGGACTTGTCCTTTCCGCAGTCGGCGATACATTCCTGATGCTGCGAGGCGACTGGTTCGTACCCGGGCTCGTCTCCTTCCTGTTGGCGCACATTGCGTACGCCACGGCGTTTGCACGCGGAGCGTCAACTGGCGCGACCGCAGTTGCACTGCTCGCGTACGCGTCGGTTTCGGCGTTGGTCCTTGTCGGTTTGCTGCCGAGTGTTCCCACAGCGCTGCAACCACCGGTAGTGGCGTATGTGGCCGTCATTGCGGTGATGGCGGCGCTGGCTGCGGCACGCGGGTGGCGTCTGCGCAACACTCCGGTCCAGACAGCCCACCCGGCGCGGATCGCGGCCCTCGGCGGCGCACTCTTCATCCTCAGCGACACATTGCTTGCATGGAACCGGTTCGTTACGGACATTCCTGTCGCCATTGTCTGGGTATTGGCCAGCTACTACTCGGCACAGTGGTGCATCGCGGATTCCGTACGCGGCGCCTGA
- a CDS encoding pyridoxamine 5'-phosphate oxidase family protein produces MADAKELEQKFWKALKSDRTVMLATDTVPPRPMTGIAEDERSPMWFFTSSETDFGIALEGRAGQHATGTLTAKDHEVFASFTGKVVIDNDRAVIERLWNPFVGAWFEGKDDPKLRLVRMDLDSAHVWLNEHTMVAGVKLLLGIDPKESYKSKAGDVDLS; encoded by the coding sequence ATGGCCGACGCGAAAGAACTCGAACAGAAATTCTGGAAGGCGCTCAAGAGCGACCGGACCGTAATGCTCGCTACCGATACCGTTCCCCCCAGGCCCATGACCGGAATTGCGGAAGACGAGAGGTCCCCGATGTGGTTCTTCACCTCAAGCGAAACCGATTTCGGCATTGCTCTGGAAGGTCGTGCTGGCCAGCACGCAACGGGCACGCTGACCGCCAAGGACCATGAGGTGTTCGCCTCATTTACGGGCAAGGTGGTGATCGACAACGACCGCGCCGTGATCGAACGCCTTTGGAACCCGTTTGTTGGCGCATGGTTCGAGGGCAAGGACGACCCGAAGCTTCGGCTGGTGCGGATGGATCTGGACAGCGCGCACGTATGGCTCAACGAGCACACGATGGTGGCCGGGGTGAAGCTGCTTCTGGGCATCGACCCCAAGGAGAGCTACAAGTCCAAGGCCGGGGACGTCGATCTGAGCTGA
- a CDS encoding PRC-barrel domain-containing protein, which produces MVNTNQHLSATSLIGDDIKNPQGESLGDLKELMIDLGAGTISYAVVAFGGVLGMGEKLFAVPWQSLRVDHENKCLVLNVSKEKLKDAPGFDKSNWPNFSDPTFSEQIGRYYRAG; this is translated from the coding sequence ATGGTCAATACCAATCAACATCTGTCCGCAACCAGCCTCATCGGCGACGACATCAAGAACCCGCAAGGCGAATCACTGGGTGATTTGAAGGAACTGATGATTGACCTGGGTGCGGGAACCATCAGCTACGCGGTCGTCGCGTTTGGCGGCGTGCTGGGCATGGGCGAAAAGCTCTTCGCCGTCCCGTGGCAGTCCCTCCGCGTCGACCACGAGAACAAGTGCCTCGTGCTGAACGTGTCCAAGGAAAAGCTGAAGGACGCGCCAGGCTTCGACAAGAGCAATTGGCCCAACTTCAGCGACCCGACGTTCAGCGAGCAGATCGGTCGCTACTACCGCGCTGGTTGA